Genomic window (Magnolia sinica isolate HGM2019 chromosome 6, MsV1, whole genome shotgun sequence):
TATCTTACCAAGTGTGCATCGAATCTGGCAATAAGTTTAAATAACATGTGAAAGCCGTTGTCGTTAGTGAATGACCAAACAATTGCAATTTATAACAGTCATTATTCGCCAACTCCATACACTGCATAATAAATCGGTTGACACTTTTCAATAGTCAACTGACCGGGCTTGCCTGAAAACAATGCAAAATCCGATTGATAGTTCCTTGGCAACAGATGTTAACAGTCTATCCATTCGGGATACGGCTTGTGATACCCCAGAATAGTGTTGCGGCCGAATACCTGACCAGCAACTTCTTAGAGAAGTTGTACTATTTGATTGCGATTCATTCGTTGAGGTTCGAAGACCGTTGATGAATCATGGCTGAATTGGTTCAAATTATCTTGGAATAAAGGATTTCTAGGAAATTATTGAGGGTTAAACCCCCTGTAATCCCTAATTCTTATTTTTAGGTATAAAGTTTCTAACTTCTAGCTCCAATCGTTTAAGTTCCGTAGGCTTGCATGAAAACACGAGTGGATAAAAGACGCTCTGAACTTTCAACATGGTCTATTTTCAGTTACAACTATATTGACATActttgttgataaagtcacacagacctcGATGAAAGGAAAGCAtatatataagcttaatccaaaacttctgcaacctCCAGGAAGGTTTCCCCCCTAGGTTCAATCTTCATTTTTTCACatgatgtggctcacctgagatttgaatttgcctcatttttgggctcatgcgttaaaataagctaacaaaatggatgaacggcatagataaaacacatacatcacggtggggcttacaaagctttgacactagctagcgTACTAGTGTTGGAGTTACTAGCCAAACTGCGTCCCatctaatccactcatcaggttagCCCCACCAAGACTAAGGGACCCACCTGTATGCCTATTTTCTTGATTTAGATATGTCCAAATGGTGCAGGACAATCTAATCAGATAATGATAATGCAGGACAACCGTTCAAACAAGTGGGACAAGATCAACCACAACGACGACCACCCATGCGACATAAACTACAGTGAATGGTACTTAAGACACGTGGCTCATGCATTTTATGCAGTAGTCAGTCACCTAAGTAAGTTATACTGTATTTCTTTGATGTACTTATTTTATGTGAATTAATGTCTCTTTCCATCCATTAGaaaattttcttcatttcaagGGAAAGACACCTAAATTAGCTCTGGAAAAAGTATTTTAGACACCACTTTTCAAAATAATTAAGCTTAATCAAACACATTTTTCTTGAATAGACTATATTATTCTTCTGGTGTTTACTTAAACCCTCTTAGGCCGTGTTTGAATactaatgtaattaagcaaaataaaaaaacaaaagacaaGATAATGGTCTTCGCTTGTTAATTAGTAGAGACTTGTGTAGCTGATTTCTGGTTATCTTACCTTTGTTAACCTCACTACCTTGGATTATAGAAATAGTGACAACTCTGGCTATCatcaatttctttttctttttttcctaagattttcaaattttgaggtttttcttagaATATTATTAATAAaacaccaaaaataaaatatttaaaaatttgtatTGTAAATTATActtatcattccactaccttctCTAACCATGATCATGAGAGAAAAGGGATAGGtggctcaggtgggcctcaccattgtaTTTATGTAAAATTCCCCCAACTACTAGGTGAGTCACTATAGGTCAAGTGCTCAAAGGCTTCATATACATGCTTTAGTAATTGACttgcaagagtttcaacacaaggtcatgggctCAGAGTACCCATTGTATTAAAATCCCACTGTGATATGAGTGGGTATGTGTGGAATGTGAGTGCATGCCTTAAAAATTAGGTCAAAAGCTCAGGTGTGAGTGCGTGTCTAAAAAATGTAACTTAATTATTTAGGGGTACCGAAAAGGTCTCTTAATGTAGATTACCCTAACATCTCAAAGTAGTAGGGTTGCAAAACCagcacaaatttcaacccaagaTGTTGAACCCAAATTCAACCTGAAGACCTCCCTGCTCAACAAAACTCAGCCAAGTTGCATAAGAAAATTTCCAACTTCAAATAAACAGGCTGAAATTTGTTCAATCCAAGCCCACCTTAAATTCAATTTTGGCGTGTTTTCTAACCCAAACCAAACTTGAGAACCTTCACAAAATAAACAGGCTGAAATTTGTTCAATCCAAGCCCACCTTAAATTCAATTTTGGCGTGTTTTCTAACCCAAACCAAACTTGAGAACCTTCACAACTTAACCCAAACTCAGGTTGGTTCAATCACTTTTGGGTTGATTTAAACCCAAGTCTAACCCTATGCTGAAGGGAGGTATTTACAATAATCCAAATGTAGGGGGAGGTATTACAATTATCCCAATTTTATGTCTAAATGTTCCAAATCAAGGGGTAGGTGCTTACAATTAGACCATATTGTTATTGTGGTGTGGCCAAATTTTCTAAATTGGAGAAAAGTTCCAAATATTCTAAATGTAGATATTTGACCagcctttgaaaaaaaaaaatttcagaccAAATTACCCTTGTCCTTGTATCAGTGGCAATGTAATTTTTGAGTAAATAAAAGATtaagtcataaaattatctttatcCGTTATGTGGTCCACAGGCTTTGGATTATACTAACATTTGAGCCCTAGCTCTAAAATTAAAATGACACGCATAAAGGATAGGTGGTATAGATCATACACTTACATGAATATGGACCTACAATTAGAGTAATTTCCCACGCCACTTTCTTAGTATTAAACATGAACTTAATATCTTATTCACTCGTGATCTTCTTATCTATTTATTAACGAAAAATATtcgaagagagagatgaagagagagaTGGGAGCGAGCTTGACGGAAAGATACTCCGAGAGAGAGACGGGAGATTCTAAGGAGATTTCAATGGCGGACGATCCGTACGTCTTCCTCGACATCGTTTTAAATCCAGACGGTTCACTCACACGGCCCacctccatccctctctctcctccacAACCAAAGCCTCAGCAACCTTACTACGTTCTCTCCAAAGACGTACCCCTTAATCCCTCCAACAACACCTCCATTCGGATATTGCGCCCCCATTTTTTGACATCAACGGCCCCTCTCCCTATCATAATCTACTTCCACGGTGGCGGTTTCATCTACTGCAACGCTGCATCTGCTCCTTACCACGTGGCATGCGAGCACATGTCCAGTCTCGTACCTGCTATCGTCCTCTCGGTCGAGTACCGGCTCGCGCCCGAGCACCCTCTCCCCGCCGCGTACGATGATGCGATCGACGCCATCCGTTGGGTACGAGACCAGTCCATTTCCGATCTCCACCGCGACACGTGGATGGCTCCCGATCTCGCCGATTTCTCTCGTTGTTTCCTCATGGGCACCAGCGCCGGCAGCAACATCGTGTACCACGTGGCCATACGGGCGTTGGATCTGGACCCTCCGTTCAAGATTTCTGGGGTGATCATGAACCAGCccttctttggtggggtccagaGGACGGAGTCGGAGCTGAGGATGGCCCAGGATCAGATCGTACCCCTCCATGTTACCGACCTGATGTGGCGCTTGGCCTTGCCGCGTGGGGCCGACAGGGACCACGAGTTCTGTAACCCGATTACGCCCGGGTCCCACCACGATCGGGTCGGGTCGTTGCCGCCGTGCTTGGTGAAGGGCTACAGCGGGGACCCGCTCGTGGACCGTCAGCGCACTTTCGTATGGATGCTGGAAggacgtggggtccacgtggtgggcCGATTCGATGAGGGTGGACTCCATGCCGTTGAGTTATTTGATTCGCAGAAGGCCCAGGACCTCTTTACGGACGTCAGGGATTTCATCTCCTCAGTCAGCAATGGCCGTGAGTCTACTTACATCCAACTGACCGTCAGAACAGTTGTCTGGTTCTATTGGCCTGCGTGCAGCTCTCCACATGTGCCAACCTGGCGCGTGTGTGAGACATCTGAAACGTTCATAACATGCGCCGGATGTTGCAGATGATGGTTGGGCTAAAAATCAGGACGGTCTGCTCATAAGCGGGCCACTCCTGTCTGAGAATAATGGACAGTTTTACAAAGCTAGCTAACCGTCCATAATCAAAGCAGAGAATTTTGCAGATTAGTACCTCATTAATTTGGTATTTACATCTAATAAATAACCCATTAATTTAAATAATCATAGCGATAGCCACAGCCCCGAAAATCAGTCCTATCCATGATTCATGTGGTCCACTACCACATGATTAGAAGCAGAGTATAGTGTAATGCTCGCCAACCCTTTTATGCAGGGTTATaagtcgagtcgaggtgagcCAGATTGGCTTGACTTGATCGTGCTCTCCTCGTGCTCGAGCTCAGCCTCAAGCTTACCAATGGAGCTTGGCTTGCTTGCCAAATCTTTCGAGCCAAGCTAATGAATCGAGTCGCTCCTACTCTcaactcgaatatatatatatagctgggcTTGAGCTTGAGCTTCAAGCCGAGTAgcgtttgagttgagtcgagtcaaaatccattatgatcaaatTCGGCTTGTTTTCAAAGTGAGTTGGGTTACATGAAGCGTGGCTTGCCTCGGGTCATCAttcaagctgagtcaactcaagctagatcgagtcaagtcgagtcaagtagCCCGACTTGTATCACACTTGAAACATGGATAAGACTGATTTTTGTATCTTAGCCTGATTTttatggacaacgtggattgcCCCCTCATGTATCTAtttatctaagctgttcatcccttttctcatataatTTAATGCATGAACAAAAATTATTAGACTAATTCAcactcaagcggaccacaccaaataataagtttggttacattaaatgcacaaagcattaaatgcaagagtcatatgtaGTATAGTCCTTTTTAGTGAtcgatctacctaatttttatattcatgccttaaaatgatatgagaaaagtaaTAGATGAcatagataaacaaatacatcatgggtcCACCCACTGAACTGCCCGTCTAGGGTAGAGACAGACCGGGTAGGACTcctatttttatataattttcaaggtgggcccgtaaaaataaggatgggtgTTTCTATTCCGATTAATTTCTTTGGTGtgactgtaagccccgtatcctagaccgtaccgttccataggcttccgcggtcttcccggtcgaattccggcaaccttcgacccttaattggtatttgcgcgcgacctgaattctcatgccgtcaacccaagtcgactcaacccagggcttgtaccttagcgaccgcgtcatcatCGCGGTTCCGACCGACCTCAGCGAACTCCGATGCGATGCTCCGAGCGTGAGTTCAAACCTGtgcgagaaaacgccgcgcgtgcgaatcccgagagaatctctacgaggtgtcacatcaatcaatcaatcccatcaatcccatcatgtcaagtacacatcacctttcaccctttcccaagcaaacccctaagtcaaaaagtttcttacaaacccatacctctcttacaacttttgccaaaaaagtcaaaaatctcttacacccccatccctctctcccatccatcactccatcacccatcattctctctctctctctctcccttacaagtctctctcattttcaaaccctcccttaagcaaaaatccatacgtatgagaccctctcccatttctctcaagcttcatgtgtggcccacctccccatccttagatctctcatctcaaccatccatttttcatcttcctccatcaaagaggagcacaaggagctaaggaagccaaaggagcaagaagatcaagtggtgggtgccttgatagggtagatttttatatttttaagatgggccaagtgaggccaaccgatcaatggtttggatctcactttggaccttaaaatgtggccgatggcccacttggatcaccatgatcattccatgatggggccattctccatggaccccatcatgatgtttgttttcttgcatatctagggtcatctagaccgtttaatttagtggagatgggatctccaccgttggatttaattttaatgggccacatgtaatgggacccacttgatgtatgatttagtgcaagggagggcccatagtgccggggtccctccatcacacggtcccactctctatctctctccctttttattttatttctttttatttattttattttattttattttattgttatgatgatgaggttgtgtggcccacttgaatggaccccaccatgaggtaggtacctTGTCCTaaccatttaaaagtggggcccactttatatgtgtagtaccctgccatccatcccttggtggcccacctaagcaggcccACCTCCTAGCTATATGGAaagtctagcgtccagggacgctggacgttgctggaaagaaaacacaaatatcagctttttcccaagccttggggtggtccactcatataagccccaccttgatgcatgttttcaatccataccatccattcccttcccaactaccttttaggcgttgagccgaaatatgggacTAATCaggccttcgggcgggccataccgtagcaaatggtggtctttaccattaaaaccttctctaTTGCTTTTATGCgccgaaacaggtccaatattgggcttgtttagcttgtctAGGGCCATagaaggccattggatggagtggatggcttggatatggaccccaccagtaaAATCCtcaggaaaatagaaataaaaaaataataataataaataccgaacacagcagctgctgctgctgtgtcagagccgcagcaggcgctgcctgcgctcagcgggcgggcggactggccgacgtacagcccagcacggctgtagccgtgggccccaccttgatgtttatttgtcatctaatccattcaaacggtgggccctaaggtcagtggaccaccctccaggcccacaccgtaggaaacagtgggattagacttctacctttgaaatccttttggggtccacagaagttttggatcagggtgagatttgttttcacccttcaactgggcccatgtgaccttatcagcgggttggatggcatctaaacattatggtgggccccacatggagcccacagtgatgcatgtgttttaaagccaccgtccagccggacggtggagcccactgtgcagggacggtgggtgtgttcaTTTGCGTGCGTGTGGgggtgtgtacatgtgtgtatatatatttatatttatatatatatatatatatatatatatatatatatatatatatatatatatatatatatatatatatacacacacacacacatatatatatatatatatatccacactgtccagattgtgttggacggtgctgatatattgtatactatattatatatatttttattggcgTCGGAGGCCCATTTCAtaacttgtggcccatggtggaggcccactttgatttatatataaggcccatgggtcgaggccatttaatgcattagaggcccatgagtcgaggcccattaaaatgtattggggcctatgggtcgaggcccatttgatgcacatatggggcccaattggcgaggcccatttgatacattataggcccatgtgagtaggctcATTTGATGcgcgtatggggcccaattggcgaggcccatttgatacatataaggcccatgtgagcaggcccatttgatgcactctaaggcccacgggttatagcccattgcaatgaacataaggcccattggtgcggcccatggatgtggcccacttaatgaatataaggcccatgtgatttggcccatttgatgtatttaaggcccaatgggatatacctaaggtccattgcaatgtgtaatcccaacgtgatttatgtaatgatgtttacgtcgggctatgccttgggagcaatggtggtttgacgtccacattgcaagtatagtgtggttaaatgtccgcattatgactttccctaaggcccattattaggcccatacatgtaatgtgtaggccgtctaggcccatcttcattatgaatatcaTATattccatataacatgtttaatcccATGGTTcttgatcatatgcatcatacgtatgcttgatatgagaattgactgatcatagcatatgccttcgggcagatggtttaggggctcccgtacagggggtgttgccctacatgagcgcacgatacgcgtaggattgctgcatgactggatagtgtgattcatgcattcgcattgtgtgatatggttactgtacgccctagcgacatcagggccgtagcctccacagacgtatcgtggttggcaggattggataccgaaaatactgttctacatggggtgcgatagatatccctgggtgaaagtccctaaacccttatggtaccaggaggttgctccaacgcctagaccgagtgggtgcatgagcgccggtgccgattaccagacggttgcgctttccactgtgtcgtggtcggttggaagggggtgcggccttacccgcccgagagtagggggcaatgctaggctgagtctgaccagctcgaggaatgggtccgctattgacgagccgagcccgatattggcaggcggatagtgaggtcttttccactcaccttattgcgcgcgatggggcggcaatctggcttggagtgtactagaccccggtgatattccagatttgagccgtattgacatgtggacttagatgaggatttgtatgcttgacttgcatttcgcattgcatggccttggtatggccgacatcattctttgcaccgcatggccttggtacggctaatgggattcttagcattcatcagcatgttccgcattactctgatactgcatagctacattaccaccttgagcatacactttcaccaccctctaagctttctataagcttatgcacgaccgttgcgtgcaggtgacgttggttcgcagcagcgctgaggcttgggcgcgtagctgatcttcttttggagcttttggtctatcttcattgtatttcccttatgctcattgtacttgtaaagttttttattatagtggaaatgtgatggagtttttggttgttgtttgtgggttatgcctttggttatgcttattacgaatcaaactgatgtacaaaatcctccttgtagcatcccaggatcggaacctggcgaatgggcgctggaagtcgagaatggggttctacggaggctgtcagcgccggattcggcgatcgggaattttgtgagcccggtttccgagtttggggcgtgacagtgacccaactgttttctttggtgcaGCCTAAATAACTTTTTTAATCCTCTTCCCAACATAGGATTAGACAGCTAATGGTTAGATTGAATTTCACCTATATGTTAAAAAAATTAACTGGAGGAGACTTCTAACTTTATTTAGTTTTACACACACCACCCATGcatgccatggtgggatttcaccacctatgagtctcgaacccaagacctcatgttgaaactccttagagtctaccactgaggtgaGGATTCAAACCTAGAGGAGATCTCTAACTTGTAGCTGCTAAAAAGAGTTCTAAAGATCTATCCATAAGGTACCTTCCAACCTATCATATGGTTGCAACATCCACTCAGTCTATTAGGGCTGAATCATCACGATGATTTCTTCGTGCAAAAACCAATCACATCTGTTTAGAGCACAcgtgtatttttttatttatcaatggTAAAAAAAACCAATCACATCTGTTTAGAGCACACgtgtatttttttcatttatcaaTGGTAAAATTTGTTTTACTAgccatgagaaatccacccttgatttttatagagaTTAGGGTCAAACGATCATAAGAAATCCACTGCAACCATTAGATTTCAAACCAAAGTTTAtgcttagggtttttttttaaaatcaaatgtaTTCTTGATTCATGATTCAGGTGAGCTACACCATGGAAAATGGTGTGGAGGGTGAGTATTGCCTGGTACACCTTTTCCAATGTGTGGCCCAGATAAATGGGGATGCAATTGATTTTTGGACCCTAAGCCTAACATGAGATGACAAAAGTGGCGTTCCGAGTGGATTTCGTATAAACATCACCCAAGCTGCCCACCCATTGCTTGTGCGACCCAACTAGActtaggccgtgtttgttaatgctgaatttttgcacttaaagCGAAATGAGGAAAATTTTCCGTGTTTAgtagtgtttgttaatgcgttgttaacaAGGAAGACGGAAagtgctaagtggtttttcactgaattctttccgtgataagagtctggcttaatggtgaacgcggaatatgctccgtgatttttcattaaacaaaaatttttgcttccaaaagtaccccttttcaagttactacggaaattttttctttttaattgtttGCGCAaaacaaaatcaacctttaacctatgaaacttctttatgcttcaccataatttatgtgatccacaccgtccatcaactttttcagataatttaaggtttgatccaataaaagaagcaggtccaatgattaattggaccataaggtggggattgaacgtccaccgttaaaaacttcttgagagctagagaagtttcaaatcaagctaatatttgtgttttcacttcatccacgtctacatgacctaatgaatatgttggatggtaaaaaaaacatcatactggcccatgtaactttgatctctttgaaccattcatacaatggacgtggattgcgtactacccccgcccatccctagctccgaacgggcagttttgtgggcaggcccaccgtgatgtatctgtacatccaaaccctctatcccttttctcatattatagtAGGATGataattatttaaattaaataattaatggagtaatttatttaaaaaaattgaaaaaggcaACATGATGTAAATACTAAATTAATGAGGTAGtaatttgtaaaattcccttcAATGTAAAGATGTTCCACCTCGTGAGTGGACCAGCCTTATTTCTGTGGCAGATCATCCGCATGATGGTCCCAACTtattcaagggctaagatgttGTGTGAACCGAGAATATCTGCACTTGTAGTTCCAGGCTCACTCAcatgtagaggtgtacatgagttgagcttgtgtcaagcttgactcgactcggccactagtcaaactcagctcagctcggtcctcgagcctaattggttagctcggctcggttcgatcagcagctcgggctagttcgagctaagatcgagctgagttcgcctgtgcacgcaacattttcacaaatacatggtCTACacattcaaattctcactgtatgtaaaacaacatcagcggttttacaggtatttcatcaaacaccttgttgGCAatgtcaaaatcaagaaaaaaaatggtatttctttcatatacataccttccttgcaccagtcaacacttcgttgagtcatttcatcaaacatttggtgagcaacatcaatatcaaagtaactgagtcgccgaactagttcgatttgagttggggttcgatccgagtcgagtcgagctcggccaagctcgaactcggttcaaaattttttcaagctaaaaaaatcaactcgactcaactcgaacccagtttcaaactgagtcgagtcgagcgagctaaccaagctaactcggttcgtgtaaaGCCCCACTTACGTGAGCCTCACACGAGTGAAAACCGACCATCTAACAGAAAGCACAGATCTTGCAGGTGGACGCTAATTGTTAAGTAACTCTCCATGCTATAGCCTATGActaaattttgtggggcccaccatgatgtatgtgttatttattatccacgccgtccatccatttcccactcatttcaggacattagctcaaaattgaagcatatcaaacaGTTGGAATATttgtccattgttgaaaccttcataaagCCTATCTTGATTCTTTTGttctccaacctgttcataagatcacacgaaatatggacgaagggaaaacataaatatcatcttgatccaaaacttctatagctgcTGCAAAGTTTTTAAGGGTAAGCATTCAATTTTTactattttccatggtgtggtccatttgagcttaggacatccttcaattttgggGTCATTTTAACGCATGTGTTAAAATGACCTCaaataatggatggacagagtggacaaAACACACCCATTACAGTAGTCCTCGGAGAGTTTAGTCATCACGTTATACAATCCACATTCCTTGTAGATGGATTGTAGTAAGTAAACTTTACCGAGCCTACCATGGTTTATTTGTTGTTATCCATGCTTTTGATCATTTTgtccaaaatcattttagggtgccAACTCAAAattgaaacttaagtggaccacaacacaaaaaaaAGTGAGGATGGTAACATCCacaattgaaatcttcctagggcccacagggatgtttattggtcatccaaTTTGTATATAAGGTCAcgcggacatggatgaagggaacacaaacatcagcttgatccaaaacttttgtagcctccaTTTGTAGCATTTAAGAAGTTTTTTCTAGCaggcattcaatttccactgttttagtgtggttcacttgagctttggatattcttaaattttgggcttatgccttaaaTTATGTTGGAAAAATGGCGAGTAGAGTTGTGCatgagttgagttagctcggttagctcactcaacttgactcggaaaAGTTCGACTCGcctcggctcgaaattggattcgaactgagtcgagctagtTTTTAGagttcgaaaaaatttcgagccgagcttgacttgactcgaattgaacctcaactcaaattgaCTCGGATCGAATTAGCTCGGTGACTtgattattttaatattgatgctgcttgccaagtgtttgataaaatgactcaaagaaTTATTATTTTGGGTGTGTATAGTCTCCATGGATCGGCTTGTGGCGATGAAGGAATGAATACGAAAGaaatcactataaaaaaaaaaaaaaaaaactttacatgccctcatatcttgattttgatgctgttcgccgagtgtttgatgaaatatttgtaaagtgttgttattgttttgcattttA
Coding sequences:
- the LOC131249332 gene encoding probable carboxylesterase 8, translated to MGASLTERYSERETGDSKEISMADDPYVFLDIVLNPDGSLTRPTSIPLSPPQPKPQQPYYVLSKDVPLNPSNNTSIRILRPHFLTSTAPLPIIIYFHGGGFIYCNAASAPYHVACEHMSSLVPAIVLSVEYRLAPEHPLPAAYDDAIDAIRWVRDQSISDLHRDTWMAPDLADFSRCFLMGTSAGSNIVYHVAIRALDLDPPFKISGVIMNQPFFGGVQRTESELRMAQDQIVPLHVTDLMWRLALPRGADRDHEFCNPITPGSHHDRVGSLPPCLVKGYSGDPLVDRQRTFVWMLEGRGVHVVGRFDEGGLHAVELFDSQKAQDLFTDVRDFISSVSNGHNNPSNEWDKATTMTTATTTTHMT